The following are from one region of the Nicotiana tabacum cultivar K326 chromosome 3, ASM71507v2, whole genome shotgun sequence genome:
- the LOC107817214 gene encoding apyrase-like, which translates to MKRQTSFPLHFIIFYFFFLLKLLVLPQYCASSQVRRLLLSHEAEHYAVIFDAGSTGSRVHVFRFDHNLDLLDIEYFLAIKPSLSSYADDPNAAALSLKPLLDKAEGVIPKYLQPETPLKLGATAGLRLLKGDAAAKILQAVRDLFKNETSLNYKAEWVSVLDGTQEGSYFWVALNYLLGNLGKKYERTIATIDLGGGSVQMTYAISKERASKAPKVANEEPYVLNKSLLGANYHLYVHSYLNYGQLAARTEILKVSGNSSSSPCILGGYNGYYTYNGVAYKASSPRNGSSLKKCRTLAKKALKIKAPCNHNKCTFGGVWNGGGGDGYKNLYASSFFYDYAAMVGIIDPKKPSGRAKPIQYLNAAKLACKTSVNNIKSVFPNIHEKDMPYICLDLVYEYTLLVNGFGLHPKQEITVVHDVKYRNYIVGAAWPLGCAIDVVSSSSSS; encoded by the exons atgaagagGCAAACCAGTTTTCCTCTTCACTTCATaatcttctacttcttcttcttgttgaaaCTTCTAGTATTGCCTCAGTATTGTGCTTCATCTCAAGTTAGAAGGCTACTTCTTAGCCATGAAGCAGAGCACTATGCTGTGATATTTGATGCGGGTAGCACAGGCAGTAGAGTCCATGTCTTTCGCTTTGACCATAACTTGGATCTACTTGACATTGAATACTTCCTCGCG ATAAAACCAAGTCTAAGTTCATATGCAGATGATCCAAATGCTGCAGCACTTTCTTTAAAGCCTCTTTTGGACAAAGCTGAAGGTGTTATTCCTAAATATTTGCAGCCTGAAACACCCCTTAAACTTGGA GCAACTGCTGGTTTGAGGTTATTAAAAGGAGATGCTGCTGCAAAAATATTACAAGCG GTGAGGGATTTATTCAAGAATGAAACTAGTCTTAATTACAAGGCAGAATGGGTTTCAGTTCTTGATGGTACTCAAGAAGGTTCTTATTTTTGG GTTGCCTTAAATTACTTATTAGGAAATTTGGGTAAAAAGTATGAAAGAACAATAGCTACAATTGATCTAGGAGGTGGATCAGTGCAAATGACATATGCCATCTCAAAAGAAAGGGCTTCAAAGGCTCCCAAAGTAGCAAATGAAGAGCCTTATGTTCTAAATAAATCTCTTTTGGGGGCTAATTATCACCTCTATGTTCACAG CTATTTGAACTATGGTCAATTAGCAGCTAGAACAGAGATTTTGAAAGTTTCTGGAAATTCATCAAGTAGTCCATGCATTTTGGGAGGTTATAATG GTTACTACACATACAATGGGGTGGCATACAAAGCATCATCACCACGAAATGGTTCAAGCTTGAAGAAATGTAGGACATTAGCTAAAAAGGCACTAAAGATTAAGGCACCCTGCAACCACAACAAGTGTACTTTTGGTGGGGTTTGGAATGGTGGAGGTGGAGATGGATACAAGAATCTCTATGCTTCTTCTTTCTTCTATGATTATGCAGCTATG GTTGGCATAATTGACCCCAAAAAGCCCTCTGGAAGAGCTAAGCCAATACAATACCTAAATGCAGCAAAGCTTGCTTGCAAGACCTCAGTGAATAACATAAAATCAGTATTTCCTAACATTCATGAGAAAGATATGCCATATATTTGCCTGGACTTGGTATATGAGTACACTTTGCTAGTTAATGGATTTG GCCTGCATCCCAAACAAGAGATCACAGTGGTGCATGATGTTAAATACAGGAATTACATTGTTGGAGCAGCTTGGCCACTGGGTTGTGCCATTGATGTTGTTtcgtcctcttcctcctcctgA
- the LOC142176247 gene encoding uncharacterized protein LOC142176247: MEKLMSVVENPKEFIKLDRFDGTNFTRWRDKMMFLLSALNIYYVLDSALPPMPEPTAEDSDVVKEERKKREHDELLCRGHILNTLTDRLYDLYCNLKSPREIWTALQTAYQNEKRGIDKFLALQYFEFKIFDTRPIMDQIHELQILVSKLSDLEVKIPDALQIGVILSKLPSSWNDYRKKILHSMDKMTVEQFRTHIQIKSETRARDAISQLSSSAVNFVSQNGSGSGNKHLKVSKKTSFKKRKNFSCHHCGKKGHMIRDCRYRKAGINFNAGNTEKSGKIKKSGNSETTNVVENSAQGLVAMVSAMQIGMVTELNVATAATNTQDWWLDSDVAGKGSIEINFTSGQKLTLLNVYHVPDMKKNLMFATLLSKKGFKIVIESDHVIVSKNGVFVGKGYNCNVMFKLSINEINYVSAYIIESDSVFLVEGNRTNICNQIPIVLNVEEDPKTFQEAMSSRDAAFWKEAINDEMDSIISNNTWGYNTPYDSSVKLTANTGRAVAQLEYASVIGSMMYAMHCTRPDIAFAVCKLSRFTSNPEGYSDASWITSVNDNKSTSGWIFTLGDGAISWASKKQTCISHSTMESEFIALAAAGKEAEWMRNMLLDIKLWPQPMPAIFIFCDSKTTMCVAHNKIYNGKSRHISLRHAYIRELITNGAIAIIYVRSNKNMADLLTKPLGRDGHKDKLQSAYCYMKRLINLNGIINVWSNRDIVTNSTYMNIEVVPLLARFKGLIL, translated from the exons ATGGAGAAATTGATGTCTGTTGTTGAGAATCCGAAGGAGTTCATCAAACTTGATCGCTTTGATGGAACGAACTTTACTCGTTGGAGAGACAAGATGATGTTCTTGTTGTCCGCTCTCAATAtctactatgttcttgattctgccTTGCCTCCAATGCCTGAGCCCACAGCAGAAGATTCTGACGTagtcaaggaagaaaggaagaaacgagaACATGATGAACTGTTGTGTCGCGGCCATATTCTGAATACTTTGACAGATCGACTCTATGATCTTTACTGCAATCTGAAGTCGCCAAGAGAGATTTGGACTGCTCTACAAACTGCATACCAGAATGAAAAACGAGGTATTGACAAATTCCTGGCTCTACAGtactttgaatttaaaatatttgatactagGCCTATAATGGATCAGATTCATGAACTGCAAATCTTAGTATCAAAACTAAGTGATCTTGAAGTTAAAATTCCTGATGCACTTCAAATAGGTGTTATTCTTTCGAAATTGCCTTCCTCTTGGAATGActatagaaagaaaatcctaCATTCTATGGATAAAATGACTGTGGAACAATTTCGTACTCACATTCAAATTAAAAGTGAGACTCGTGCTCGTGATGCTATTAGTCAGCTTTCGAGTTCCGCAGTCAATTTTGTCAGTCAGAATGGTTCAGGAAGTGGGAACAAACATCTGAAAGTTTCCAAAAAGACttcttttaaaaagagaaagaactttAGTTGTCATCATTGTGGAAAGAAAGGTCATATGATTCGGGACTGCAGATATAGAAAGGCAGGAATAAATTTCAATGCAGGCAATACCGAAAAGTCTGGAAAGATTAAAAAATCTGGAAATTCTGAAACGACAAACGTAGTGGAAAATTCTGCCCAAGGACTGGTTGCCATGGTTTCCGCAATGCAAATTGGTATGGTCACAGAGTTAAATGTAGCTACCGCTGCTACAAATACTCAAGActggtggctagattcgg ATGTTGCTGGAAAAGGAAGTATTGAGATTAACTTCACATCTGGCCAGAAGTTGACGTTACTGAATGTGTATCATGTTCCTGATATGAAGAAAAACTTAATGTTCGCTACTTTGCTGTCAAAGAAAGGCTTCAAGATAGTTATTGAGTCTGATCATGTAATAGTGTCTAAGAATGGAGTTTTTGTTGGAAAAGGCTATAACTGTAACGTCATGTTCAAATTGagtattaatgaaataaattatgtttCTGCTTACATCATTGAGTCTGATTCTG TATTTCTTGTTGAAGGAAATAGGACAAATATTTGTAATCAAATTCCTATTGTattaaatgttgaagaagacccaAAGACGTTTCAAGAAGCAATGTCTTCTAGAGACGCTGCCTTTTGGAAAGAGGCCATTAATGATGAAATGGACTCAATTATATCCAACAACActtgg GGGTATAATACTCCTTATGATTCTAGTGTTAAGCTAACTGCAAATACTGGAAGAGCAGTAGCACAGTTGGAGTATGCAAGTGTGATAGGTAGTATGATGTATGCAATGCATTGCACTAGACCCGACATTGCATTTGCTGTTTGTAAACTTTCAAGGTTTACCAGTAATCCAG AGGGATATTCTGATGCAAGTTGGATTACAAGTGTTAATGATAATAAATCCACATCAGGATGGATATTTACTCTAGGTGATGGAGCAATTAGTTGGGCATCcaagaaacaaacatgtatttcccATTCTACTATGGAATCTGAATTTATTGCATTAGCAGCTGCTGGAAAAGAAGCAGAATGGATGAGGAATATGTTACTTGATATAAAATTGTGGCCACAACCTATGCCAGCCATTTTCATATTCTGTGATAGTAAGACTACAATGTGTGTTGCTCACAATAAAATATACAATGGGAAATCGAGACATATAAGCTTGAGACATGCTTATATAAGAGAATTAATTACAAATGGAGCTATAGCTATAATATATGTGAGATCAAATAAGAATATGGCTGATCTACTTACGAAGCCATTAGGTAGAGAT GGGCATAAAGACAAACTCCAAAGTGCATACTGTTACATGAAGAGGTTGATTAATCTTAATGGAATTATTAATGTCTGGAGTAACAGGGACATAGTAACTAATTCCACCTATATGAATATTGAAGTGGTGCCGCTTCTAGCAAGATTTAAAGGGTtgatcttgtaa